In Deinococcus maricopensis DSM 21211, one genomic interval encodes:
- a CDS encoding DUF58 domain-containing protein gives MTGLTRPVRAPAWLRRLPVQPTRFGLAFAALTLLTFIGCVNYQLSLGYFLTFLLGGVWVVSAGEAWRAARLARADVRAGPDVFAGDDATFPVRGQPGSVARAGGALAPLDEYGAGVLQVPTDARGLLHLRGVCVDVTDPLGLWTASASIPANGAVTVYPRPEVNAPDPPGPALQAGGSGTLRARGDEEFAGLREYRPGDSRRRVSWRHATRPGGGLLVREYDAPATPDVQLRWTDTPAHLGTEGRLSRLSAWVVRAGTAGRPFTLVLPDGTVGPGSGEAHAARCLARLAVHGTAGLAAEDGV, from the coding sequence ATGACGGGCCTGACGCGGCCCGTGCGGGCACCCGCGTGGCTGCGGCGCCTGCCGGTGCAGCCGACGCGGTTCGGGCTGGCCTTCGCGGCGCTGACGCTGCTGACCTTTATCGGATGCGTGAACTACCAGCTGAGCCTCGGGTACTTCCTGACCTTCCTGCTGGGCGGCGTGTGGGTCGTGAGCGCCGGCGAGGCGTGGCGGGCCGCGCGGCTGGCGCGCGCGGACGTGCGCGCCGGCCCGGACGTGTTCGCGGGGGACGACGCGACCTTCCCCGTGCGGGGGCAGCCGGGCAGTGTCGCGCGCGCGGGCGGCGCACTCGCCCCGCTTGACGAGTACGGCGCGGGGGTCCTGCAGGTGCCCACGGACGCGCGGGGGCTGCTGCACCTGCGCGGCGTGTGCGTGGACGTGACGGACCCACTCGGCCTGTGGACCGCGTCGGCGTCCATCCCCGCGAACGGGGCGGTCACTGTGTACCCCCGGCCGGAAGTGAACGCGCCCGACCCGCCCGGCCCGGCCCTGCAGGCGGGCGGGAGCGGCACCCTGCGCGCCCGGGGGGACGAGGAGTTCGCGGGCCTGCGCGAATACCGGCCCGGCGACAGCCGCCGCCGGGTGTCGTGGCGGCATGCCACCCGCCCCGGCGGCGGCCTGCTCGTACGCGAGTACGACGCGCCCGCCACGCCCGACGTGCAGCTTCGCTGGACGGACACGCCCGCCCACCTTGGCACCGAGGGGCGCCTGTCGCGCCTGAGCGCCTGGGTGGTTCGCGCCGGCACGGCCGGGCGGCCCTTCACGCTGGTGCTGCCGGACGGCACGGTCGGGCCGGGCAGCGGTGAGGCGCACGCTGCGCGCTGCCTCGCGCGCCTCGCCGTGCACGGCACGGCGGGTCTCGCGGCGGAGGACGGCGTATGA
- the minE gene encoding cell division topological specificity factor MinE translates to MFWGRKRTKETLKDRLELVLAYDRAQIPPGKVDALRRDLMEVVQRYFPTQGTNVEVEQRGDTVVLVANIPLQRD, encoded by the coding sequence ATGTTCTGGGGCCGCAAACGCACCAAGGAGACCCTCAAGGACCGCCTGGAGCTCGTGCTCGCGTACGACCGCGCGCAGATCCCGCCCGGCAAGGTGGACGCGCTGCGCCGCGACCTGATGGAGGTCGTGCAGCGGTACTTCCCGACGCAGGGCACCAACGTGGAAGTCGAGCAGCGCGGCGACACGGTCGTGCTGGTCGCGAACATTCCCCTACAACGCGACTGA
- a CDS encoding M23 family metallopeptidase, protein MRRALPPLIVLALLAGVAALCWPLLERALDYARLLRAPGPSTATLAAPLPGVRYADTWGGARSEGRRHEGVDIFAPRGTPIRSTTRGYVERIGENRLGGRTVTVTGPGGYHHYYAHLERYPDLRVGDEVQVGDVVGYVGDSGNARGTPPHLHYGVYTPTWRAVNPYPLLRRP, encoded by the coding sequence ATGCGACGCGCCCTCCCCCCCCTGATCGTGCTGGCGCTGCTCGCCGGCGTCGCCGCCCTGTGCTGGCCGCTCCTGGAGCGCGCCCTGGATTACGCGCGCCTGCTGCGCGCCCCCGGGCCTTCCACGGCGACGCTCGCGGCGCCCCTGCCGGGCGTGCGCTACGCGGACACGTGGGGGGGCGCGCGCAGCGAGGGCCGCCGTCACGAGGGCGTGGACATCTTCGCGCCGCGCGGCACCCCCATCCGCTCCACCACGCGTGGGTACGTGGAGCGCATCGGCGAGAACCGCCTGGGCGGCCGGACCGTCACCGTCACTGGGCCCGGCGGGTACCACCATTATTACGCGCACCTGGAACGCTACCCGGACCTGCGCGTCGGCGATGAGGTGCAGGTGGGCGACGTCGTCGGGTACGTCGGCGACAGCGGCAACGCGCGCGGCACGCCCCCGCACCTGCATTACGGCGTGTACACGCCCACCTGGCGGGCCGTGAACCCGTACCCGCTGCTGCGCCGCCCATAG
- the ftsH gene encoding ATP-dependent zinc metalloprotease FtsH — protein MRRLNPWLILLFVVALFLMFGNVPMGNNTTVDYSQFRTLVANGKVENVVIQDTLANVTLKQPESITVQGVRGTPEQRTLANFKVRLPNSQTNLEAFLDQNSVNIGSRRYEQPSQWLSILVSLLPILLMVVFFYFIFMRAQGGQSGVMQFGQSRAKRYGKENKVSTTFRDVAGHEEAKKELVEVVDFLKNPGKYHQIGAEIPKGVLLVGPPGTGKTLLARAVAGEADAPFFSVSASEFMEMFVGVGASRVRTLFDDARKSAPAIIFIDEIDSIGRKRGAGIGGGHDEREQTLNQILSEMDGFDKTSSVIVLAATNRPDILDPALLRPGRFDRQVTIDLPNLKEREAILGVHLRNKPLVEGLDVGELAKSTPYFSGADLKNVVNEAALEAARVGKTRIDMSDFYRALDKITLGLENGSLTISPEEKKAIAYHEAGHAVTAAVIPGSDKLQKVSIIPRGRALGAAFYLPEERALMSKERLENQLIVSLGGRAAEEVFMGSITSGAADDFRKATNIARRMVLEWGMGDNFKNMALSTDSGPVFLGEDMARPKEFSEHTSQLVDEDVKRILTRAYERSRALVSEYAQAMHEVADALLTSELITGDVVREAVRRTGGQNVNLGKDPTPTA, from the coding sequence TTGAGGCGTCTCAACCCCTGGCTCATCCTGCTCTTCGTCGTGGCCCTGTTCCTGATGTTCGGGAACGTCCCCATGGGCAACAACACCACCGTGGACTACTCGCAGTTCCGCACGCTCGTCGCCAACGGCAAGGTCGAGAACGTTGTCATTCAGGACACGCTCGCCAACGTGACGCTCAAGCAGCCGGAAAGCATCACCGTGCAGGGCGTCCGCGGCACCCCGGAACAACGCACCCTCGCCAACTTTAAGGTCCGCCTGCCCAACAGCCAGACGAACCTCGAAGCGTTCCTCGACCAGAACAGCGTCAACATCGGCAGCCGCCGCTACGAGCAGCCCAGCCAGTGGCTGAGCATCCTCGTGAGCCTGCTCCCGATCCTGCTGATGGTCGTGTTCTTCTACTTCATCTTCATGCGCGCGCAAGGCGGCCAGAGCGGCGTCATGCAGTTCGGCCAGAGCCGCGCCAAGCGCTACGGCAAGGAAAACAAGGTCAGCACGACCTTCCGCGACGTCGCCGGCCATGAGGAAGCCAAGAAGGAACTCGTGGAAGTCGTCGACTTCCTCAAGAACCCCGGCAAGTACCACCAGATCGGCGCGGAAATCCCCAAAGGCGTGCTGCTCGTGGGCCCTCCCGGCACCGGCAAGACCCTGCTCGCCCGCGCCGTCGCCGGCGAGGCCGACGCGCCCTTCTTCAGCGTCAGCGCGTCCGAATTCATGGAGATGTTCGTCGGCGTCGGCGCCAGCCGCGTCCGCACCCTGTTCGACGACGCCCGCAAGAGCGCGCCCGCCATCATCTTCATTGACGAGATCGACAGCATCGGCCGTAAGCGCGGCGCCGGCATCGGCGGCGGACACGACGAACGCGAACAGACCCTCAACCAGATCCTCAGCGAGATGGACGGCTTTGACAAGACCAGCAGCGTCATCGTCCTCGCCGCCACCAACCGCCCGGACATCCTCGACCCGGCCCTGCTGCGCCCCGGCCGCTTCGACCGCCAGGTCACCATCGACCTGCCGAACCTCAAGGAACGCGAAGCGATCCTCGGCGTGCACCTCCGCAACAAACCCCTCGTGGAAGGCCTCGACGTCGGCGAACTCGCCAAGAGCACCCCGTACTTCAGCGGCGCCGACCTCAAGAACGTCGTCAACGAAGCCGCCCTCGAAGCCGCACGCGTCGGCAAGACCCGCATCGACATGAGCGACTTCTACCGCGCGCTCGACAAGATCACCCTCGGCCTCGAAAACGGCAGCCTCACCATCAGCCCCGAAGAGAAGAAAGCCATCGCGTACCACGAAGCCGGGCACGCCGTCACCGCCGCCGTCATCCCCGGCAGCGACAAACTCCAGAAAGTCAGCATCATCCCGCGTGGCCGCGCGCTCGGCGCCGCCTTCTACCTCCCCGAGGAACGCGCGCTGATGAGCAAGGAACGCCTGGAGAACCAACTGATCGTCAGCCTCGGCGGACGCGCCGCCGAAGAAGTCTTCATGGGGAGCATCACCAGCGGCGCCGCCGACGACTTCCGCAAAGCCACCAACATCGCCCGGCGCATGGTCCTCGAATGGGGCATGGGCGACAACTTCAAGAACATGGCGCTCAGCACCGACAGCGGCCCCGTTTTCCTCGGCGAGGACATGGCCCGCCCGAAAGAATTCAGCGAACACACCAGCCAACTGGTGGACGAGGACGTCAAACGCATCCTCACGCGCGCGTACGAACGCAGCCGCGCCCTCGTCAGCGAGTACGCGCAGGCCATGCACGAAGTCGCCGACGCGCTGCTCACCAGCGAACTCATCACCGGTGACGTCGTCCGCGAAGCTGTTCGCCGCACCGGCGGGCAGAACGTGAACCTCGGCAAGGACCCTACGCCTACCGCGTAA
- a CDS encoding FtsW/RodA/SpoVE family cell cycle protein, producing MPKFDLRFPLIVALLLLVGLVTVSSVALSPRVDPGIFTKQLLGVGLAAIPIGVLWWAGRDRIYALAPWLYGFALLLQASTFVIGKDVNGQQNWIVIGPLQFQPLELLKLALILFLPVVMRAGYRGVASYWRPFAVFLPAFGLVVAQDFGGAMVLSVMFAAILLAWRIPLWHFLLAVLAVGIAFPTVVFPHLKPYQQARLTIFLDPYRDARGQGYQVIQSTIAVGSGGMMGKGYKQGTQSHNGFVPEAHTDFVYASWSEEQGFVGAVAVLALYALLCWRLAGMATESPRLPDQILFAGVLGQIGFQAVENIGASLSLLPLTGITLPLISSGLSSLISTLVTLGLAYVIYRDRFEQI from the coding sequence GTGCCGAAGTTCGACCTGCGTTTCCCTCTGATTGTGGCGCTCCTGTTGCTGGTCGGGCTCGTGACCGTGTCGAGCGTCGCGCTCAGCCCCCGCGTGGACCCCGGCATCTTCACGAAACAGCTGCTTGGCGTGGGCCTCGCCGCCATCCCCATCGGCGTGCTGTGGTGGGCGGGCCGCGACCGTATCTACGCACTCGCGCCGTGGCTGTACGGTTTCGCGCTGCTGCTGCAGGCCAGCACCTTCGTGATCGGCAAGGACGTGAACGGCCAGCAGAACTGGATTGTGATCGGCCCGCTGCAGTTCCAGCCGCTCGAATTGCTCAAGCTCGCGTTGATCCTGTTCCTGCCGGTCGTCATGCGCGCCGGGTACCGCGGCGTCGCGTCGTACTGGCGGCCATTCGCGGTGTTTCTCCCCGCGTTCGGCTTGGTTGTCGCGCAGGACTTCGGCGGCGCCATGGTGCTGTCCGTGATGTTCGCCGCGATTCTGCTCGCGTGGCGCATTCCGCTGTGGCACTTCCTGCTGGCGGTCCTGGCAGTCGGGATTGCCTTCCCGACGGTGGTGTTCCCGCACCTCAAGCCGTACCAGCAGGCGCGCCTCACGATCTTCCTCGACCCGTACCGCGACGCGCGCGGTCAGGGCTACCAGGTCATCCAGAGCACCATCGCCGTGGGGTCCGGCGGGATGATGGGCAAGGGCTACAAGCAGGGTACGCAGTCGCACAACGGGTTCGTGCCCGAGGCGCACACGGACTTCGTGTACGCTTCCTGGTCCGAGGAGCAGGGGTTCGTGGGTGCCGTGGCGGTCCTCGCGCTGTACGCGCTGCTGTGCTGGCGTCTGGCAGGCATGGCGACCGAATCGCCGAGGTTGCCGGACCAGATCCTGTTCGCGGGTGTGCTCGGGCAGATTGGGTTCCAGGCGGTTGAGAACATCGGCGCGTCGTTGAGCCTGCTGCCGCTCACCGGCATCACGTTGCCGCTGATCAGTTCCGGCCTCAGCAGCCTGATCAGCACGCTCGTGACGCTGGGGCTGGCGTACGTGATCTACCGTGACCGCTTCGAGCAGATCTGA
- the minD gene encoding septum site-determining protein MinD yields the protein MNAKVIVVTSGKGGVGKTTTTANMGAGLAKLGEKVAVIDVDVGLRNLDVVMGLESRVVFDLVDVLEGKCRLGQALIRDKRVENLYLLPASQTRDKDALSPEVFKNTVRQLLEEEGFDRILIDSPAGIESGFKTAAAPAQGALVVVNPEVSSVRDADRIIGLLEAQQVSEIRLVINRLRPKMVASGNMLSEADILDILGVKPIGIVPEDEGILVSTNVGEPAVLGKSRAGQAFLDTARRLRGEDVPYPKLEENRGFLAALRRLFGGA from the coding sequence TTGAACGCCAAAGTCATCGTCGTGACCTCCGGTAAAGGAGGCGTCGGGAAAACCACCACCACCGCCAACATGGGCGCGGGCCTCGCGAAACTCGGCGAGAAAGTCGCCGTCATCGACGTGGACGTCGGCCTGCGCAACCTCGACGTCGTCATGGGCCTCGAAAGCCGCGTGGTGTTCGACCTCGTTGACGTCCTCGAAGGCAAATGCCGACTCGGGCAGGCGCTCATCCGTGACAAACGCGTCGAGAACCTGTACCTGCTGCCCGCCAGCCAGACCCGCGACAAGGACGCCCTCAGCCCCGAAGTGTTCAAGAACACTGTCCGGCAGCTCCTCGAGGAAGAAGGTTTCGACCGCATCCTGATCGACAGTCCCGCCGGCATCGAATCGGGCTTCAAGACGGCCGCCGCGCCCGCCCAGGGCGCCCTGGTCGTCGTGAACCCGGAGGTGTCCAGCGTCCGCGACGCCGACCGCATCATCGGCCTGCTCGAAGCGCAGCAGGTCAGCGAGATCCGCCTCGTCATCAACCGCCTGCGCCCCAAGATGGTCGCCAGCGGCAACATGCTCAGCGAAGCGGACATCCTCGACATCCTCGGCGTGAAACCCATCGGCATCGTCCCCGAAGACGAAGGCATTCTTGTCAGCACCAACGTCGGCGAACCCGCCGTGCTCGGCAAGAGCCGCGCCGGGCAGGCGTTCCTCGACACTGCTCGCCGCCTGCGCGGCGAGGACGTCCCCTACCCGAAACTTGAGGAGAACCGCGGGTTCCTGGCCGCGCTGCGCCGCCTGTTCGGAGGTGCCTGA
- a CDS encoding AAA family ATPase, which produces MSSPTNLNAHSGARAALDELERVILGKPTQVRLALACLLARGHLLIEDLPGVGKTTLAHGLAGTLGLQFARVQFTSDLLPADLTGVSVFERESGSFRFHEGPVFTQLLLADEINRATPKTQSALLEAMEERQVSEGGVTRPLPEPFFVIATQNPLEQVGTFPLPEAQLDRFLMTVTLGYPDVRAERALLAGGGGDRAAGVTVTLPREPLLDAQRLVEGVYVSDALLDYVQLLLAATRDGSRFVVGLSPRAALGLMRAARAWAWLAGRDMVLPEDIQAVFPSVAVHRLPDRATLRPNLASVRALLAATPVP; this is translated from the coding sequence GTGTCCAGCCCCACCAACCTGAACGCCCACAGTGGCGCCCGCGCCGCCCTCGACGAACTTGAGCGCGTGATTCTCGGCAAGCCCACGCAGGTGCGGCTGGCGCTCGCGTGCCTGCTCGCGCGCGGGCACCTGCTCATCGAGGACCTGCCGGGCGTCGGCAAGACCACCCTCGCGCACGGCCTGGCCGGCACGCTCGGGCTGCAGTTCGCGCGCGTGCAGTTCACGAGCGACCTGCTGCCCGCCGACCTGACCGGCGTGAGCGTCTTCGAGCGCGAGAGCGGCAGCTTCCGCTTCCATGAAGGGCCGGTGTTTACGCAACTACTGCTCGCCGACGAAATCAACCGCGCGACACCCAAAACGCAATCGGCGCTGCTTGAGGCGATGGAGGAACGTCAGGTCAGCGAGGGCGGCGTCACGCGGCCTCTGCCGGAGCCGTTCTTCGTGATCGCCACGCAAAACCCGCTCGAGCAGGTCGGCACGTTCCCCCTGCCGGAAGCGCAGCTGGACCGCTTCCTGATGACCGTCACGCTCGGCTACCCGGACGTCCGCGCCGAACGAGCGCTGCTCGCCGGCGGCGGCGGGGACCGCGCAGCGGGCGTGACGGTCACCCTGCCGCGCGAGCCACTCCTCGACGCGCAACGCCTCGTGGAAGGCGTGTACGTCTCGGACGCCCTGCTCGATTACGTGCAGCTGCTGCTCGCCGCCACGCGCGACGGGTCGCGGTTCGTGGTGGGCCTCAGCCCCCGCGCCGCGCTCGGCCTGATGCGCGCCGCGCGCGCGTGGGCGTGGCTGGCCGGGCGGGACATGGTGCTGCCCGAAGACATTCAAGCGGTGTTTCCGAGTGTGGCCGTGCACCGCCTGCCGGACCGCGCGACGCTCCGCCCGAACCTGGCGAGCGTGCGCGCGCTGCTCGCCGCCACACCCGTCCCATGA
- a CDS encoding ABC transporter ATP-binding protein, protein MMMPPRPVKLPPGERVTLAMLRADLLHTLRLVWAASPRHSVTYALTTLAGSALPAANLYVGKLLLDGVARAAGGGITYSALLGLLAVQVALVVLGSLLSTVQNASQQLLGDSLQHSVTRRILEKASGLSVDAFENADTYDRLQQAYREVGSRPLGVATQLVSLAGALVTLGSVGVLMSRLGVWVLPLVLLASLPGVIVSNRFGVEGYRMLRRQTHDARVQNYLGSLLTSDSLVKEVRLFQFEPYLLTRWRSYYLGFRVQLEQLVRQRSAWGFAAALASALLIGVASALILARAARGQITVGDFSVFVLGIAQVQGTVAGLLSGVSGIYQNLLYMRNLFSFLELPARDLDAGEPWRGPIDTIEFREVSFRYPLTERDVLRGVSFTVRRGQALALVGENGAGKTTIVKLLTRLFEPTGGQVLINGQDAARFSPRSVQREMSIIFQDFGQYQMSARENVALAEVSRLEDAEGVQSAVDRAGAAFVEGLPQGLETPLGRLFQGGRQLSGGQWQRLALARLYFRDASVLVFDEPTAALDARAEFETMEALRAQARDRLTLLISHRFSTVRLADDILVLDGGVVSEAGSHEALMALGGTYAKLYALQASGYAPRGASAEEDTPRM, encoded by the coding sequence ATGATGATGCCTCCCCGCCCCGTGAAGTTGCCGCCCGGCGAGCGCGTGACGCTGGCGATGCTGCGCGCCGATCTGCTGCACACGCTGCGCCTCGTGTGGGCCGCGAGCCCGCGGCACAGCGTCACGTACGCCCTCACGACCCTCGCGGGCAGCGCCCTGCCCGCCGCGAACCTGTACGTCGGGAAGTTGCTGCTGGACGGCGTGGCGCGCGCAGCGGGCGGGGGCATCACGTACAGCGCGCTGCTCGGTCTTCTGGCGGTGCAGGTGGCGCTGGTGGTGCTGGGCAGTCTACTGTCCACGGTGCAGAACGCGTCGCAGCAGCTGCTCGGCGACAGCCTGCAGCACAGCGTGACCCGCCGCATTCTGGAGAAGGCGTCAGGGTTGAGCGTGGACGCGTTCGAGAATGCGGACACCTACGACCGGCTGCAGCAGGCGTACCGGGAGGTCGGGTCGCGGCCGCTGGGCGTGGCGACGCAGCTGGTGAGCCTCGCGGGGGCACTGGTGACGCTCGGGTCGGTGGGGGTGCTGATGAGCCGGCTGGGCGTGTGGGTGCTGCCGCTGGTGCTGCTGGCGAGCCTGCCGGGCGTGATCGTCAGCAACCGCTTCGGCGTGGAGGGGTACCGGATGCTGCGCCGGCAGACGCACGACGCGCGCGTGCAGAACTACCTGGGGAGCCTGCTCACGTCCGACAGCCTCGTGAAGGAGGTGCGGCTGTTTCAGTTCGAGCCGTACCTGCTGACGCGGTGGCGGTCGTACTACTTGGGCTTCCGGGTGCAGTTGGAGCAGCTGGTGCGGCAGCGGTCCGCGTGGGGGTTCGCGGCGGCGCTGGCGTCCGCGTTGCTGATCGGCGTGGCGAGCGCGTTGATTCTGGCGCGCGCGGCGCGCGGGCAGATCACGGTAGGAGACTTCAGCGTGTTTGTGCTGGGTATCGCGCAGGTGCAGGGGACCGTGGCGGGGCTGCTCAGCGGCGTGAGCGGCATCTACCAGAACCTGCTGTACATGCGGAACCTGTTCTCGTTCCTGGAGCTGCCGGCGCGGGATCTGGACGCGGGTGAGCCGTGGCGCGGGCCGATCGACACCATCGAGTTCCGGGAGGTGAGCTTCCGGTATCCGCTCACGGAGCGGGACGTGCTGCGCGGCGTGTCGTTCACGGTGCGGCGCGGGCAGGCGCTGGCGCTGGTCGGCGAGAACGGCGCCGGGAAGACCACCATCGTGAAGCTGCTGACGCGGCTGTTCGAGCCGACGGGCGGGCAGGTGCTGATCAACGGGCAGGACGCGGCGCGGTTCTCGCCGCGCAGCGTTCAGCGGGAGATGAGCATCATCTTTCAGGATTTCGGGCAGTACCAGATGAGCGCGCGCGAGAACGTCGCCCTGGCGGAGGTGAGCCGCCTGGAGGACGCGGAGGGCGTACAGAGCGCCGTGGACCGAGCGGGCGCGGCGTTCGTGGAGGGGCTCCCGCAAGGCCTGGAGACGCCGCTGGGGCGGCTTTTCCAGGGTGGGCGGCAGTTGTCCGGCGGGCAGTGGCAGCGGCTGGCGCTTGCGCGGCTGTACTTCCGGGACGCGTCGGTGCTGGTGTTCGACGAGCCCACGGCGGCGCTGGACGCGCGCGCGGAGTTCGAGACGATGGAGGCGTTGCGCGCGCAGGCGCGGGACCGCCTCACGCTGCTGATCTCGCACCGCTTCTCGACGGTGCGCCTCGCGGATGACATTCTGGTGCTGGACGGCGGCGTGGTGAGCGAAGCAGGGAGTCATGAGGCGCTGATGGCGCTCGGTGGGACGTACGCGAAGCTGTACGCGCTGCAGGCCAGTGGGTACGCGCCGCGCGGCGCGAGCGCCGAGGAGGACACGCCGCGCATGTAA
- a CDS encoding transglutaminase TgpA family protein: protein MTRVFGVQLSPTPTPEALPRVPALLTVAALTLAFAPYVVRFPFLLILAVVGAAGARAYGLWRGGRPPASWVPLALVVPFVALAVTSYGTLLGRDGGTALLVLLAALKLLESRTRRDFRMLTLVGYFLICANFFFSQGALATAYATLVTLALTASAATWGPRAPAPPAALRAATRVTLLALPVAAALFFLFPRPNGPLWTLPIQSNESRTGLPDRIAPGNVTSLAQDGSVAFRAAFQGTRPPDSALYWRGPVFDVFDGVAWNYGPQRGGLVRLQPSGQLTRYTVTLEPQRNGWLPTLAFPTNTPTSSVLTGRAQLFDVTNVEGRHAFTLESDLDARLGIQEEAGWLQFSTQLPPNVNPRARALAARWANLPPDGRVQAALAFLANGGFRYTLNPPALPERDGLDALLFGTKQGFCEHYASAFAFLMRAAGVPARVVGGYLGGQLNPTGGYLIVRNADAHAWVEVWLQGRGWTRVDPTSVVSPARVTRGLAASLTDPNDAPAISRQSSPFAQARLRLDVLEATWNTWVVSFDAARQRTLLSNLGLGRVGDARYGVALLGVVAVLLGGPLLLAARRRARPRDPALRAFAEFVARVRLRPEVGEAPGDFARRAARMHPDSADAILAVADAFARVRYGPAPTPADLRALRDRVRLVRIRG, encoded by the coding sequence ATGACCCGCGTGTTCGGCGTGCAACTGAGCCCCACGCCCACCCCCGAGGCGCTTCCGCGCGTGCCGGCGCTGCTCACCGTGGCGGCGCTCACGCTGGCGTTCGCGCCGTACGTCGTGCGCTTCCCGTTCCTGCTGATCCTCGCGGTGGTGGGCGCGGCGGGCGCGCGCGCATACGGCCTGTGGCGCGGCGGGCGCCCGCCGGCGTCCTGGGTGCCGCTCGCGCTCGTCGTGCCGTTCGTGGCGCTGGCGGTCACGTCCTACGGGACACTGCTGGGCCGCGACGGCGGCACCGCGCTGCTGGTGCTGCTCGCGGCGCTGAAGCTGCTGGAATCCCGCACCCGCCGGGACTTCCGCATGCTGACCCTCGTCGGGTACTTCCTGATCTGCGCGAACTTCTTCTTCTCGCAGGGGGCCCTCGCGACGGCGTACGCTACCCTCGTGACGCTCGCCCTCACGGCGAGTGCCGCCACGTGGGGCCCACGCGCGCCCGCGCCGCCCGCCGCCCTGCGCGCCGCCACCCGCGTGACCCTGCTCGCCCTGCCGGTCGCGGCGGCACTGTTCTTCCTGTTCCCCCGCCCGAACGGGCCGCTGTGGACCCTGCCCATCCAGAGCAACGAGAGCCGCACGGGCCTGCCGGACCGCATCGCGCCCGGCAACGTCACCAGCCTCGCGCAGGACGGCAGCGTCGCGTTCCGCGCGGCGTTCCAGGGCACGCGGCCGCCCGACTCGGCACTGTACTGGCGCGGCCCGGTATTCGACGTGTTCGACGGCGTCGCTTGGAATTATGGTCCGCAGCGTGGCGGCCTGGTGCGCCTGCAACCGTCCGGGCAGCTCACCCGGTACACGGTGACGCTCGAACCGCAACGCAACGGGTGGCTCCCCACCCTCGCGTTCCCGACGAACACACCGACCAGCAGCGTCCTGACGGGCCGGGCGCAACTGTTCGACGTCACGAACGTCGAGGGGCGGCACGCCTTCACGCTGGAAAGCGACCTGGACGCCCGGCTCGGCATTCAGGAGGAGGCGGGCTGGTTGCAGTTCAGCACGCAGCTCCCCCCGAACGTGAACCCGCGCGCGCGCGCGCTTGCGGCCCGCTGGGCGAACCTCCCTCCAGACGGGCGCGTGCAGGCGGCCCTGGCGTTCCTCGCGAACGGCGGCTTCCGGTACACCCTGAACCCCCCGGCCTTGCCGGAGCGGGATGGGCTGGACGCGCTGCTGTTCGGGACGAAACAGGGCTTCTGTGAGCATTACGCCTCCGCGTTCGCGTTCCTGATGCGCGCGGCGGGCGTGCCGGCCCGCGTGGTCGGCGGGTACCTGGGCGGGCAGCTGAACCCGACGGGTGGGTACCTGATCGTCCGCAACGCGGACGCGCACGCCTGGGTGGAGGTGTGGCTGCAGGGGCGCGGGTGGACGCGGGTGGACCCGACGTCCGTCGTGTCGCCCGCGCGCGTGACGCGTGGGCTCGCGGCGAGCCTCACGGACCCGAACGACGCGCCCGCCATCAGCCGTCAAAGTTCGCCGTTCGCGCAGGCGCGGTTACGGCTGGACGTGCTGGAGGCCACGTGGAACACCTGGGTGGTGAGTTTCGACGCAGCGCGGCAGCGGACGCTGCTGAGCAACCTGGGACTGGGCCGGGTGGGGGACGCGCGGTACGGCGTGGCGCTGCTGGGCGTGGTGGCGGTCCTGCTGGGCGGGCCGCTGCTGCTGGCCGCGCGGCGACGCGCGCGCCCCCGTGACCCGGCCCTGCGGGCGTTCGCGGAGTTCGTGGCGCGCGTGCGCCTGCGGCCCGAGGTGGGCGAGGCGCCCGGGGACTTCGCCCGCCGCGCGGCGCGGATGCACCCGGACAGCGCGGACGCGATCCTGGCAGTGGCGGACGCGTTCGCGCGCGTCCGGTACGGGCCGGCGCCGACGCCGGCGGACCTGCGGGCCCTGCGGGACCGCGTGCGCCTCGTGCGCATCAGGGGGTGA
- a CDS encoding GNAT family N-acetyltransferase, whose amino-acid sequence MQSAITRGTYLGWLREVEGEPVSGAGLVLMEWGPTRTSPNPFRARVVNVYTPPAWRRQGFARALTRHVLQYAQQQGLLQLSLRASAMPDTLSSDLGFRTASHEMLLDLPALRSGGASSRGSDR is encoded by the coding sequence GTGCAAAGCGCCATCACGCGTGGGACGTACCTTGGCTGGCTGCGTGAGGTTGAGGGTGAACCCGTGTCCGGGGCAGGTCTGGTGCTGATGGAGTGGGGCCCCACCCGTACCAGCCCCAACCCGTTCCGGGCGCGCGTGGTGAACGTCTACACCCCGCCCGCCTGGCGGCGCCAGGGTTTCGCGCGCGCACTGACCCGGCACGTCCTGCAGTACGCACAGCAGCAGGGCCTGCTTCAGCTCAGCCTCAGGGCCTCGGCGATGCCCGACACGTTGTCCTCGGACCTGGGGTTCCGCACGGCCAGCCACGAGATGCTGCTGGACCTCCCCGCCCTCCGTTCCGGAGGGGCCTCTTCGCGTGGCAGTGACCGGTGA